In a single window of the Lagenorhynchus albirostris chromosome 19, mLagAlb1.1, whole genome shotgun sequence genome:
- the ZNF613 gene encoding zinc finger protein 613, with amino-acid sequence MKMIKDQGLLTLEDVAVDFTWEEWQLLAPAQKDLYRDVMLENYSNLLSVGYQASKPDALSRLERGESWPVEDEIHSRICPEMRKDDCLLQEDLQNQRCPKRMEQCHEHNALGNIVHQSKSNFPLRQNHDMLDFHGKTLKSNLSLVNQNRSYGVKNPLGDGESFLHAKHEQFHSEMKFTECGSSMNTNSQFIKHLGTQKINKPHLCTECGKAFIKKSRLIDHQRVHTGEKPHGCSICGKAFSRKSRLTEHQKTHIGEKRYTCTECDKAFPKKSRLLIHQKTHTGEKPYVCEECGKGFIKKSRLINHQRVHTGEKPHGCSLCDKAFSRKSRLIEHQRTHTGEKPYECTECDKAFRWKSQLNAHQKTHTGEKSYICSDCGKGFIQKGNLIVHQRTHTGEKPYMCNECGKGFIQKGNLLIHQRTHTGEKPYVCTECGKGFSQKTCLISHQRFHTGKTPFVCTECGKSCSHKSGLINHQRIHTGEKPYACSDCGKAFRDKSCLNRHRRTHTGERPYGCTDCGKTFSHLSCLVYHKGMLHAREKRGDSVKLENSFSESPSSSRSSDIVQGKNPVNVVSVHTPSVAAETPFHSDGFLADRNVVALVGQPGATGAVSADNSICTEEKPNECSECGSTFSDQLCHILHHRKHTEINCDTVKVENP; translated from the exons ATGAAAATGATCAAGGACCAG GGATTGCTGACACTGGAGGATGTGGCCGTGGACTTCACGTGGGAGGAGTGGCAGCTCCTGGCCCCTGCTCAGAAGGACCTGTACCGGGACGTGATGCTGGAGAACTATAGCAACCTGCTGTCCGTTG GGTATCAAGCCAGCAAGCCGGATGCTCTCTCCAGATTGGAACGAGGAGAATCGTGGCCAGTAGAAGATGAAATCCACAGTCGAATCTGTCCAG aAATGAGGAAAGATGACTGTCTTCTGCAGGAGGACTTGCAAAATCAAAGATGTCCAAAAAGAATGGAACAATGTCACGAACATAATGCACTTGGAAACATTGTTCATCAGAGCAAAAGTAACTTTCCTTTAAGGCAAAATCATGATATGTTGGACTTTCATGGGAAAACACTGAAATCAAATTTAAGTTTAGTCAACCAGAACAGAAGCTATGGAGTAAAGAACCCTCTTGGAGATGGGGAATCCTTCCTCCATGCAAAGCATGAGCAATTTCATAGTGAAATGAAATTTACTGAATGTGGAAGTTCTATGAACACAAATTCACAGTTCATTAAGCATCTAGGAACTCAGAAGATAAATAAACCCCACTTATGCactgaatgtgggaaagctttcaTCAAGAAGTCCCGCCTCATCGATCATCAGAGAGTGCACACAGGAGAAAAACCTCATGGATGCAGTAtatgtgggaaagccttctccAGAAAGTCCAGGCTCACTGAACACCAAAAAACCCATATAGGAGAGAAACGGTATACATGCACTGAATGTGACAAAGCCTTCCCCAAGAAATCACGGCTGCTTATTCATCAGAAAACTCATACAGGAGAAAAACCCTACGTATGTGAGGAATGTGGAAAAGGCTTCATCAAGAAGTCTCGgctcattaatcatcagagagttcatacaggagagaaacctcATGGGTGCAGTCTATGTGACAAAGCATTCTCCAGGAAGTCCCGGCTCATTGAACATCAGAGAACTCAtacaggagaaaaaccatatgaatgCACTGAATGTGACAAAGCCTTCCGCTGGAAATCACAGCTTAATGCACACCAGAAAACTCATACAGGAGAGAAATCATATATATGCAGTGATTGTGGAAAAGGCTTCATTCAGAAGGGCAATCTCATTGTACATCAGCgaactcacactggagagaaaccctatatgTGCAATGAATGTGGAAAAGGCTTCATCCAGAAGGGCAATCTCCTCATACATCAACgaactcacactggagagaaaccctatgtaTGCACTGAATGTGGAAAAGGCTTCAGCCAGAAAACATGCCTCATCTCACATCAGAGATTTCACACTGGAAAGACTCCCTTTGTATGTACCGAATGTGGAAAATCGTGTTCACACAAGTCTGGCCTCATTAaccatcagagaattcacacaggagagaaaccctacgCATGCAGTgactgtgggaaagccttcagggATAAGTCGTGCCTCAATAGACATCGGAGAACTCATACAGGAGAGAGACCCTATGGATGCACTGACTGTGGGAAAACCTTCTCCCACTTGTCATGCCTCGTGTACCACAAAGGGATGCTGCATGCAAGAGAGAAACGTGGAGATTCAGTCAAGTTGGAAAATTCTTTCTCAGAGAGTCCCAGCTCCTCACGTTCGAGTGATATTGTACAGGGGAAAAACCCTGTTAATGTGGTGAGCGTGCACACACCTTCTGTGGCAGCTGAGACTCCATTCCACAGTGATGGGTTCCTAGCAGATAGGAATGTAGTAGCCCTTGTGGGACAGCCAGGTGCCACAGGTGCAGTGTCAGCAGATAATAGCATTTGCACAGAAGAAAAACCTAATGAATGCAGTGAGTGTGGTAGCACCTTCAGTGATCaattatgtcatattttacatcacagaaaacacacagaaataaactgtgatacagtGAAGGTGGAAAACCCTTGA